One genomic segment of Ricinus communis isolate WT05 ecotype wild-type chromosome 5, ASM1957865v1, whole genome shotgun sequence includes these proteins:
- the LOC8277327 gene encoding protein BOBBER 1, which yields MAILSDYEEEGQKDQTQKSPCSKTVGKEPEKENEKRNLPVPNNGNGLDMENHSWTQTLQEVTVTVPVPCGTKSRQIVCEIKKKSLRVGLKGQAPIIEGEVFESVKVDDCFWNLEDQRLVSVLMTKVDRLNWWKSLYKGGPEIDTQKAEPEPSKLSELDPEARCVVEKMMFDQRQKLLGLPTSDEIEKQDLLKKLMAQNPNMDFSKMNMM from the coding sequence ATGGCAATCCTCTCAGATTATGAAGAAGAAGGTCAAAAAGACCAAACCCAGAAATCTCCTTGCTCAAAAACTGTAGGTAAGGAGCCAGAGAAAGAAAACGAGAAGAGAAACTTGCCTGTTCCCAACAATGGCAATGGTCTAGACATGGAGAACCATTCTTGGACACAAACTCTACAAGAAGTAACTGTTACTGTTCCAGTCCCTTGTGGAACAAAATCAAGACAAATTGTATgcgaaataaagaaaaagtccTTGAGAGTAGGACTCAAAGGTCAAGCACCAATAATTGAAGGAGAGGTTTTTGAATCTGTTAAAGTTGATGATTGTTTTTGGAACTTAGAGGATCAAAGGCTGGTATCTGTGCTTATGACAAAGGTTGACAGGCTGAACTGGTGGAAGTCTTTGTATAAAGGTGGTCCTGAGATTGATACTCAAAAAGCTGAACCAGAACCGAGCAAGCTTTCTGAGTTGGATCCTGAAGCTAGATGTGTTGTCGAGAAGATGATGTTTGATCAACGACAGAAGCTGCTAGGACTTCCAACAAGTGATGAGATTGAGAAACAGGACCTCTTGAAGAAACTCATGGCTCAGAATCCAAACATGGACTTTTCCAAGATGAATATGATGTGA
- the LOC8277328 gene encoding octanoyltransferase LIP2, mitochondrial, which yields MRSSRSLQVWKLGTVNYLEALKLQEKLVADRKASKIPDTILSLQHPPTYTLGKRRTDHNLLIPTSELQKIGAELHYTQRGGDITYHGPRQAVLYPIISLRDIGLGARNYVEKLESTMIELALLYGVKACAGQKGETGVWVGDRKIGAIGVRISSGITSHGLAFNIDPNLNYFKNIVPCGIVDKEVTSLRRETGVVLPSDEVIHEQMISCFARIFGFNSLIWKENNSVLLDNGKSESYATDNASFSCNEKTV from the coding sequence ATGAGGTCTTCACGAAGTCTTCAAGTTTGGAAATTGGGAACTGTCAACTACTTAGAGGCACTTAAACTTCAGGAGAAGCTGGTTGCCGATCGAAAGGCTTCTAAGATTCCTGATACAATACTGTCCCTGCAACATCCCCCTACTTACACCCTCGGTAAACGTCGGACTGATCATAATTTATTGATCCCTACATCTGAACTCCAGAAGATAGGAGCTGAACTTCACTATACTCAAAGAGGCGGAGACATTACATATCACGGTCCGCGTCAGGCTGTTTTATACCCAATTATTTCTCTTCGTGATATTGGTCTTGGTGCCAGGAATTATGTGGAGAAACTTGAATCGACTATGATTGAATTGGCATTACTATATGGCGTGAAAGCTTGTGCTGGACAAAAAGGTGAGACTGGGGTTTGGGTTGGAGATAGAAAAATCGGTGCGATTGGAGTTCGTATATCGTCTGGTATTACTTCTCATGGATTGGCATTTAATATTGATCCtaatttaaactattttaagaatattgtACCCTGTGGGATTGTGGATAAAGAAGTAACATCTTTGAGAAGGGAGACAGGTGTTGTGCTTCCTTCTGATGAAGTAATTCATGAGCAGATGATTTCTTGTTTTGCACGAATTTTTGGTTTTAATAGTCTTATTTGGAAGGAAAATAATTCAGTATTATTAGATAATGGGAAGAGTGAAAGCTATGCGACTGATAATGCTTCATTTTCATGTAATGAGAAAACTGTATGA